The candidate division KSB1 bacterium genome has a segment encoding these proteins:
- a CDS encoding DUF3800 domain-containing protein: protein MYVDECGNPDLKSSDNPIHRFLSLTGVIISLDYVREVLNPQIESLKTKYFGSHPDDPVILHRKELVNAKYPFEVLRDKKIRMQFDVELLELLENWEYTVVTVCLDKKAHKEAYTVWRYEPYHYCLALLLERYVFFLEQNEANGDVIAESRGGNEDRKLKDSFSGLWKNGTDYVSPELFHQVFTSKQLKVKPKANNISGLQLADIIAHPSRMEILKEIVNEVMSSHHLPKK from the coding sequence ATGTACGTCGATGAATGTGGAAATCCAGATTTGAAAAGTTCGGATAATCCTATTCATCGCTTCTTGAGCCTCACTGGTGTAATCATTAGTTTAGATTATGTTAGAGAAGTGCTGAACCCGCAAATTGAATCTCTGAAGACTAAGTATTTTGGGTCGCACCCAGACGACCCGGTTATTCTTCACAGAAAAGAATTAGTTAATGCTAAATATCCCTTTGAAGTACTTCGAGATAAAAAAATACGAATGCAATTTGACGTTGAATTACTGGAATTACTCGAGAATTGGGAATATACTGTCGTAACTGTATGCTTGGATAAAAAAGCTCACAAAGAAGCTTATACAGTCTGGCGATATGAGCCTTATCACTATTGCCTTGCTTTGCTCTTAGAACGATATGTGTTTTTCTTGGAACAGAATGAAGCCAATGGAGATGTCATAGCGGAGTCTCGAGGTGGTAATGAGGACCGAAAGCTTAAAGATTCATTTAGCGGACTCTGGAAAAACGGGACTGACTATGTAAGTCCAGAACTATTTCACCAGGTGTTTACCAGCAAACAACTAAAAGTTAAGCCAAAAGCAAACAACATTTCTGGATTACAACTTGCTGATATCATTGCACATCCAAGTCGAATGGAAATTTTGAAAGAAATAGTAAACGAAGTGATGAGCTCGCACCATTTGCCAAAAAAATAG
- a CDS encoding DinB family protein — MNPSIATVAALYKMDNSFFQNGIGNLDNETAMKKISESTNPIMWMAGHLTSIRYHLLNLLGEKEEFPWPKLFDDGFAAEKDYPEMSKIADAWNEISDAFQEKLAQASESDLTKELDYKLPHGDNTVRGALIFFAYHEAWHFGQIAYVRKCLGMEGLVPY, encoded by the coding sequence ATGAACCCCTCGATTGCTACCGTTGCTGCGCTTTACAAAATGGACAACTCCTTTTTTCAGAACGGTATTGGCAACCTCGACAACGAAACAGCAATGAAAAAAATATCTGAAAGCACAAACCCAATTATGTGGATGGCAGGGCACCTAACGAGTATTCGGTATCATTTATTAAATCTGCTAGGCGAGAAAGAAGAATTCCCCTGGCCCAAACTTTTTGACGACGGATTTGCTGCTGAAAAGGATTATCCCGAGATGTCGAAAATTGCCGACGCCTGGAATGAGATCTCCGATGCGTTTCAAGAAAAACTGGCGCAAGCTTCTGAAAGTGACTTGACTAAAGAGTTAGATTACAAATTACCCCATGGCGACAATACAGTCCGCGGCGCGCTTATTTTCTTTGCTTATCACGAAGCCTGGCACTTTGGCCAGATAGCTTACGTTCGCAAATGTTTGGGGATGGAGGGGTTGGTGCCGTATTAG